In Acidovorax sp. GBBC 1281, a single window of DNA contains:
- a CDS encoding thiol-disulfide oxidoreductase DCC family protein, with translation MNAAATPNPAIYPLTLYFDSRCRLCAAEMGNLMLRNTSGLLRFADVWAPDFEGPPAGTTRDDLLTLIHARQADGRLLRGVAVFRAAYEAVGLGWLTAATRWPVIGPLADRVYPVLARNRYRLPQWLVHGLFEKASGAAARRAAARRCGQGDDQCRL, from the coding sequence ATGAATGCCGCAGCCACCCCCAACCCCGCCATCTATCCCCTCACCCTCTACTTCGACTCGCGCTGCCGCCTGTGCGCCGCCGAGATGGGCAACCTGATGCTGCGCAATACCAGCGGCCTGCTGCGCTTTGCCGACGTGTGGGCGCCAGACTTCGAAGGCCCGCCGGCAGGCACCACGCGGGACGACCTGCTCACCCTGATCCATGCGCGCCAGGCCGACGGCCGGCTGCTGCGCGGCGTCGCGGTGTTCCGCGCGGCCTACGAGGCCGTGGGCCTGGGCTGGCTGACCGCCGCCACGCGCTGGCCCGTCATCGGGCCGCTGGCCGACCGGGTGTACCCGGTGCTGGCACGCAACCGCTATCGCCTGCCGCAGTGGCTGGTGCACGGCCTGTTCGAGAAGGCCAGCGGCGCGGCCGCCCGCCGGGCCGCGGCCCGCCGCTGCGGGCAGGGCGACGACCAGTGCCGGCTCTGA
- a CDS encoding DUF2269 family protein produces MNTYLALKWIHILSSVLLVGTGFGSAFYLFFANRSGSVAAQAVVSRLVVRADTWFTTPAGIVQPVTGVAMAMMAGWPLSTPWLATSIALYAIAGLCWLPVLWLQWRMAAMARDAAAQGTPMPALYTRYARWWEALGYPAFVAMLAVFFLMVHKPALWG; encoded by the coding sequence ATGAACACCTATCTCGCACTCAAATGGATCCACATCCTGTCCAGCGTGCTGCTGGTGGGCACGGGCTTCGGCTCGGCGTTCTACCTGTTCTTCGCCAACCGCAGCGGCAGCGTGGCCGCCCAGGCCGTGGTGTCGCGGCTGGTGGTGCGGGCCGACACGTGGTTCACCACGCCGGCCGGCATCGTGCAGCCGGTGACCGGCGTCGCCATGGCGATGATGGCCGGCTGGCCGCTGTCCACGCCATGGCTGGCCACCTCGATCGCGCTGTATGCAATAGCCGGCCTGTGCTGGCTGCCGGTGCTGTGGCTGCAGTGGCGCATGGCTGCCATGGCACGGGACGCCGCCGCGCAAGGCACGCCGATGCCGGCGCTCTACACCCGCTATGCGCGCTGGTGGGAGGCGCTGGGCTACCCGGCTTTCGTGGCCATGCTGGCCGTGTTCTTCCTGATGGTGCACAAGCCCGCGCTGTGGGGCTGA
- a CDS encoding aspartate/glutamate racemase family protein, translating into MTPSIPPISPVPRMVGILGGMGPAAGADFVRLFVEACTRRMAALGIPVRDQAYPEHWLAQVPIPDRTAALGDRTSGAHQPAEPMAQATGRLVALGVQAVAIACNTAHAWHGELQQRFPQLQVLHGMREVAAGLAAAQVPRVALLATQGSYDSGLYQAELQRHGVACVLPQPGEREQLMQGIYDGVKAGDYALARHRFAAVAQALRERDGVSTLIMGCTEIPLALDEAAAGARLVNPSQVLAEALARCAYAGIEPRTPARAGADAIA; encoded by the coding sequence ATGACACCGTCGATCCCCCCGATCTCCCCGGTGCCCCGCATGGTGGGCATTCTGGGCGGCATGGGGCCGGCCGCCGGGGCCGATTTCGTGCGGCTCTTCGTGGAGGCGTGCACGCGGCGCATGGCCGCGCTCGGCATTCCCGTGCGGGATCAGGCCTATCCGGAGCACTGGCTGGCGCAGGTGCCCATTCCCGATCGCACGGCGGCCCTGGGCGACCGCACGTCCGGCGCCCACCAGCCGGCAGAGCCGATGGCGCAGGCCACGGGTCGACTGGTGGCGCTGGGGGTGCAGGCCGTGGCGATCGCATGCAACACGGCCCATGCCTGGCATGGGGAGCTGCAGCAGCGGTTTCCGCAGCTGCAGGTGTTGCACGGCATGCGCGAAGTGGCGGCCGGGCTCGCGGCCGCGCAGGTTCCTCGCGTGGCGCTGCTGGCCACGCAAGGGTCTTACGACAGCGGGCTGTACCAGGCCGAACTGCAGCGCCACGGGGTGGCCTGCGTGCTGCCGCAGCCTGGTGAGCGCGAGCAGCTCATGCAGGGCATCTACGACGGCGTGAAGGCCGGCGACTATGCACTGGCCCGCCACCGCTTCGCGGCGGTGGCACAGGCGCTGCGCGAACGCGATGGGGTTTCGACCCTCATCATGGGCTGCACCGAAATCCCGCTGGCCCTGGACGAGGCCGCGGCGGGCGCTCGCCTGGTCAACCCGTCGCAGGTGCTGGCCGAGGCACTGGCGCGCTGCGCCTATGCCGGGATCGAGCCGCGAACGCCCGCGCGTGCGGGCGCCGACGCCATCGCCTGA
- a CDS encoding NAD-dependent epimerase/dehydratase family protein yields the protein MHILLTGSTGFIGRAVQRALERAGHTVHGGVSPRRAAGRPGQVAMDFAHDTAPAAWLPRLAGIDAVVNAVGVLRDTRARPIDALHQHTPVALFDACAQAGVRRIVQISALGIAGSATRYATTKRAADTHLLGLTAQGAVSGVVLRPSIVFGRGGASSALFMNLARLPVLVLPGPVLQARVQPVAVHDLADAVAALMGPALDTTGLIECSGPEAVPMAELIASLRQQSGHGPARVLRLPDALSHLSARLGDQVPALPWCSETLALLGSDNTADPAAFQRLLGHEATHYRHLVESAWAPSAR from the coding sequence ATGCACATCCTTCTCACCGGCTCCACTGGATTCATCGGCCGCGCGGTGCAACGCGCGCTCGAACGTGCGGGCCACACCGTGCACGGCGGCGTCTCGCCGCGCCGCGCGGCAGGCCGCCCCGGCCAGGTCGCCATGGATTTCGCACACGACACGGCGCCCGCCGCGTGGCTGCCGCGCCTGGCAGGCATCGACGCGGTGGTGAATGCCGTCGGCGTGCTGCGCGACACCCGCGCACGCCCCATCGACGCCTTGCACCAGCACACGCCGGTGGCCTTGTTCGACGCCTGCGCCCAGGCCGGCGTGCGGCGCATCGTCCAGATCTCGGCGCTGGGCATTGCCGGCAGCGCCACACGCTACGCCACCACCAAACGCGCGGCCGACACCCACCTGCTCGGTCTGACCGCACAAGGGGCCGTGTCGGGCGTGGTGCTGCGGCCCAGCATCGTGTTCGGCCGGGGTGGCGCCAGCAGCGCGCTCTTCATGAACCTGGCACGCCTGCCGGTGCTGGTGCTGCCCGGGCCGGTGCTGCAGGCCCGCGTGCAGCCCGTGGCGGTTCACGATCTGGCCGATGCGGTGGCCGCGCTGATGGGCCCCGCGCTGGACACGACCGGACTCATCGAATGCAGCGGGCCCGAGGCAGTGCCCATGGCCGAACTGATCGCCAGCCTGCGCCAGCAATCGGGCCACGGGCCCGCCCGCGTACTGCGCCTGCCGGATGCGCTCAGCCACCTGAGCGCCCGCCTGGGCGACCAGGTGCCGGCCCTGCCCTGGTGCAGCGAAACGCTCGCCTTGCTGGGCAGCGACAACACGGCGGACCCGGCCGCGTTCCAGCGCCTGCTGGGCCATGAAGCGACGCACTACCGCCATCTGGTCGAAAGCGCCTGGGCGCCGTCCGCACGATGA
- a CDS encoding dienelactone hydrolase family protein, whose translation MLRDDLKTDFDALLPGQSTEAGATRRTAMRVALGAGFGVGYAAAAMPVMAQTAIQTPADGLTAGKVSIEVNGFKVPAYRAAPAGKTDLPVVLVIQEIFGVHEYIADTCRRFAKAGYLAIAPELYARQGDPLQYTEAAKLMSELVSKVPDAQVLADLDGTVKWAGENGGDLKKVGITGFCWGGRITWLYAAHGPVKAGVAWYGRLVGQASELTPKHPVDIAPILKAPVLGLYGEKDSGIPLDTIDKMKAALQTGSAAAKASQFVVYPDAPHAFHADYRPSFRKEAAEDGWKRALQWFKTHGVA comes from the coding sequence ATGCTGCGTGATGACCTCAAGACCGATTTCGACGCCCTCTTGCCGGGCCAGAGCACCGAGGCGGGAGCCACCCGCCGAACCGCGATGCGTGTCGCCCTGGGTGCCGGTTTCGGCGTGGGCTATGCCGCCGCGGCCATGCCCGTGATGGCGCAGACCGCGATCCAGACGCCCGCGGACGGGCTCACGGCGGGCAAGGTCAGCATCGAGGTCAACGGCTTCAAAGTGCCGGCCTACCGCGCCGCGCCCGCCGGCAAGACCGACCTGCCGGTGGTGCTGGTGATCCAGGAGATCTTCGGCGTGCACGAATACATCGCCGACACCTGCCGCCGTTTCGCCAAGGCCGGCTACCTGGCCATCGCCCCCGAGCTGTATGCCCGCCAGGGCGATCCGCTTCAGTACACCGAAGCCGCCAAGCTGATGAGCGAGCTGGTCTCCAAGGTGCCCGATGCGCAGGTGCTTGCCGATCTGGACGGCACCGTGAAGTGGGCGGGCGAGAACGGCGGCGACCTGAAGAAGGTCGGCATCACCGGCTTTTGCTGGGGTGGCCGCATCACTTGGCTATACGCCGCCCACGGCCCCGTCAAGGCGGGCGTGGCCTGGTACGGCCGGCTGGTGGGGCAGGCCAGCGAGCTCACGCCCAAGCACCCGGTGGACATCGCCCCGATCCTCAAGGCGCCGGTGCTGGGCCTGTACGGCGAAAAAGACAGCGGCATCCCCCTTGACACGATTGATAAGATGAAAGCGGCTCTCCAGACCGGCTCCGCTGCCGCCAAGGCGTCGCAGTTCGTCGTGTACCCCGACGCGCCCCATGCCTTCCATGCCGACTACCGGCCCAGCTTCCGAAAGGAAGCGGCCGAGGACGGATGGAAGCGGGCGCTGCAGTGGTTCAAGACACACGGCGTGGCCTGA
- a CDS encoding GbsR/MarR family transcriptional regulator yields MQLTDIAQRFVVHWGEMGTAWGVNRTVAQIHALLFFHGRPLHAEEICETLGVARSNASNSLKELLNWNLIRTTHVLGDRRDYFETSTDVWELFRTVVRERKEREFDPTVRMLRELVARPDFASETADAQDRVRETLHLMDSLGVWADEMLRLSPATLDKVLRLGASVQKFVRDGSADKASPG; encoded by the coding sequence ATGCAACTGACCGACATCGCCCAACGCTTCGTGGTCCATTGGGGAGAGATGGGGACCGCCTGGGGCGTGAACCGCACCGTGGCCCAGATCCACGCGCTGCTCTTCTTCCATGGCCGCCCGCTGCACGCCGAGGAAATCTGCGAGACGCTGGGCGTGGCCCGTTCCAACGCCAGCAACAGCCTCAAGGAGCTGCTCAACTGGAACCTGATCCGCACCACCCACGTGCTGGGCGACCGGCGCGACTATTTCGAAACCTCCACCGACGTGTGGGAGCTGTTTCGCACCGTGGTGCGCGAACGCAAGGAGCGCGAGTTCGACCCCACCGTGCGCATGCTGCGCGAACTGGTGGCCCGCCCCGACTTCGCCAGCGAAACCGCCGATGCCCAGGACCGCGTGCGCGAGACGCTGCACCTCATGGATTCGCTGGGGGTTTGGGCCGACGAAATGCTGCGCCTGTCCCCCGCCACGCTCGACAAGGTGCTGCGCCTGGGGGCCAGCGTGCAGAAGTTCGTGCGCGACGGATCGGCCGACAAGGCATCCCCGGGCTAG
- a CDS encoding ZIP family metal transporter, whose amino-acid sequence MTLVAIILATLAAGIGSVWVAALLMRAGLGDGRRGVGPQHLLSLAAGALLATAFMHLLPEAFESQAGAHDLFATLLVGLVFFFLLDKAELWHHGHEHGHGHGHAHSHGHAHGHTQGHGHAHDHANGDAHAEGEARRSGGGWALLTGDSVHCFGDGILIASAFMADLRLGVVAALSVLAHEVPHHMGDLVVLRQASANRRMALLKVSLAGAVTALGGVVGYFLVGELQDWLPYFLAIASSSFIYVALADLIPQLQKRLSAGQTVAQIAWLVAGMTVVTLVSGMAHAH is encoded by the coding sequence ATGACTTTGGTAGCAATCATCCTGGCCACGCTGGCGGCCGGCATCGGCAGCGTGTGGGTGGCCGCCCTGTTGATGCGTGCGGGGCTGGGCGACGGCCGGCGCGGCGTGGGGCCGCAGCACCTGCTGAGCCTGGCGGCCGGCGCGCTGCTGGCCACGGCCTTCATGCACCTGCTGCCCGAGGCGTTCGAGAGCCAGGCCGGTGCGCACGACCTGTTCGCCACGCTGCTGGTGGGGCTGGTGTTCTTCTTTCTGCTCGACAAGGCCGAGCTGTGGCACCACGGGCACGAGCATGGCCACGGACACGGCCATGCGCATTCGCACGGGCATGCCCATGGCCATACGCAGGGGCACGGCCACGCCCATGACCACGCGAACGGTGACGCCCATGCCGAAGGCGAAGCGCGGCGCAGTGGCGGCGGCTGGGCGCTGCTCACGGGCGACAGCGTGCACTGCTTCGGCGACGGCATCCTGATCGCCTCGGCCTTCATGGCCGACCTGCGCCTGGGCGTGGTGGCGGCCCTGTCGGTGCTGGCGCACGAGGTGCCGCACCACATGGGCGACTTGGTGGTGCTGCGCCAGGCCAGCGCCAACCGCCGCATGGCGCTGCTGAAGGTGTCGCTGGCCGGTGCGGTCACCGCCCTGGGCGGGGTCGTGGGGTATTTCCTGGTCGGCGAGCTGCAGGACTGGCTGCCTTACTTCCTGGCCATCGCCTCCAGCAGCTTCATCTACGTGGCGCTGGCCGACCTGATCCCGCAGCTGCAAAAGCGCCTGAGCGCGGGCCAGACGGTGGCGCAGATCGCCTGGCTGGTGGCGGGCATGACGGTGGTCACGCTGGTGAGCGGCATGGCCCACGCGCACTGA
- a CDS encoding sensor histidine kinase, with amino-acid sequence MQETQILSTQPQALTEDPRQPLGRRVLVFDACHVGVILRAVLFVEAVLGVGALFNTATPLEWLGRLSLLTGGVLPATLAWLVTACSLKTVLQRLPVALQYAAGVALGTLSGLYACGMLALVGVAADPPWLASAASGALLSAALVAALVLRARARTPAATTARLSELQSRIRPHFLFNTLNSAIALVRAEPAKAEALLEDLSDLFRHALVDQGESATLGEEITLARRYLDIEQVRFEERLRVQWSLDARADGARLPPLLLQPLVENAVKHGVEPSATGGRLRIVTELRGSRVIVVITNTVPAAPQREGGRPRGHGIALANVRDRLRLLHDVQCEFSAGMQNGRYQVRISLPARS; translated from the coding sequence ATGCAAGAGACGCAAATTTTATCGACCCAGCCGCAGGCCCTGACCGAAGACCCCCGCCAGCCCCTGGGCCGGCGGGTGCTGGTGTTCGACGCCTGCCATGTCGGGGTGATCCTGCGCGCGGTGCTTTTCGTGGAGGCGGTGCTGGGCGTGGGCGCCCTCTTCAACACCGCCACGCCCCTGGAATGGCTCGGCCGGCTGTCGCTGCTGACGGGCGGCGTCCTGCCCGCCACGCTGGCCTGGCTGGTCACCGCCTGCAGCCTGAAGACCGTGCTGCAGCGCCTGCCGGTGGCCTTGCAATACGCGGCGGGCGTGGCGCTGGGCACGCTGTCCGGGCTGTATGCCTGCGGCATGCTCGCGCTGGTGGGCGTGGCGGCCGACCCGCCCTGGCTGGCCAGTGCCGCCAGCGGCGCGCTGCTGTCGGCAGCGCTGGTGGCGGCGCTGGTGCTGCGCGCCCGCGCCCGCACGCCCGCAGCCACCACGGCGCGGCTGTCGGAGCTGCAGTCGCGCATCCGTCCGCATTTTCTTTTCAACACGCTCAACAGCGCCATCGCCCTGGTGCGGGCCGAACCGGCCAAGGCCGAGGCGCTGCTGGAGGACCTGAGCGATCTGTTCCGCCACGCGCTGGTGGATCAGGGCGAGTCGGCCACGCTGGGCGAAGAGATCACCCTGGCGCGCCGCTACCTGGACATCGAGCAGGTGCGCTTCGAGGAACGGCTGCGCGTGCAGTGGTCGCTGGACGCCCGCGCCGACGGTGCCCGCCTGCCCCCGCTGCTGCTGCAGCCGCTGGTGGAAAACGCGGTCAAGCACGGCGTGGAGCCGAGCGCCACGGGCGGGCGGCTGCGCATCGTGACCGAGCTGCGCGGCAGCCGCGTGATCGTGGTCATCACCAACACCGTGCCCGCCGCGCCGCAGCGCGAGGGCGGCAGGCCGCGCGGCCACGGCATCGCGCTGGCCAACGTGCGCGACCGCCTGCGGCTGCTGCACGACGTGCAGTGCGAGTTCAGCGCCGGCATGCAAAATGGCCGCTACCAGGTGCGCATTTCGTTGCCCGCGCGGTCCTGA
- a CDS encoding Bug family tripartite tricarboxylate transporter substrate binding protein codes for MHRSSSRRHWVLRMARAAVWAEATAVAAVASAQTPPAGPPIRILVGFPPGGGTDAIARLLSDKLKDELGAPVVVDNRPGAGGQIAAQALKAAPADGHTVFLSHDHTISILPQVVKHPGYDPVHDFVPVGGVATFVNAFAVSGASPARSFNDYVQWVTTQGGGKGAVGIPAPASTPEFLVKLIGEKYRIDLVAAPYRGSAPMIADMLGNQIPAGVASVQDFIENHKGGKVRVLAVLGTQRQAALPDVPTFDELGLKGFEDLPYYGFYAPTGTPGAFVTRFSQALAKVVAQPDVNRQLTALGLTVASMTPQQLAARQQAYTQAWTRIIQRSGFVPQ; via the coding sequence ATGCATCGTTCTTCCTCGCGCCGCCACTGGGTCTTGCGCATGGCCCGCGCCGCGGTCTGGGCCGAAGCCACGGCGGTCGCCGCCGTGGCTTCGGCCCAGACGCCGCCGGCCGGCCCGCCGATCCGCATCCTGGTGGGCTTTCCGCCGGGCGGGGGCACCGACGCGATCGCGCGGCTGCTGTCCGACAAGCTCAAGGACGAGCTGGGCGCTCCGGTGGTGGTGGACAACCGCCCCGGCGCGGGCGGGCAGATCGCCGCCCAGGCCCTCAAGGCCGCGCCGGCCGACGGGCACACCGTGTTCCTGTCGCACGACCACACCATCTCCATCCTGCCGCAGGTGGTCAAGCACCCGGGCTACGACCCGGTGCACGACTTCGTGCCGGTCGGCGGCGTGGCCACCTTCGTGAATGCCTTTGCCGTGTCCGGCGCGTCGCCGGCCAGGTCGTTCAACGACTACGTGCAGTGGGTCACCACCCAGGGCGGGGGCAAGGGCGCGGTGGGCATCCCGGCCCCGGCCTCCACGCCGGAGTTTCTGGTCAAGCTCATCGGCGAGAAGTACCGCATCGACCTGGTGGCGGCGCCGTATCGGGGCAGCGCGCCCATGATCGCCGACATGCTGGGCAACCAGATTCCCGCCGGGGTGGCCTCGGTGCAGGACTTCATCGAGAACCACAAGGGCGGCAAGGTGCGCGTGCTGGCCGTGCTGGGCACCCAGCGCCAAGCCGCGCTGCCGGACGTGCCCACGTTCGACGAGCTGGGGCTGAAAGGCTTCGAGGACCTGCCCTACTATGGCTTCTATGCGCCCACCGGTACGCCGGGCGCGTTCGTCACCCGTTTCTCGCAGGCGCTGGCCAAAGTGGTCGCCCAACCCGATGTGAACCGCCAACTCACGGCCCTGGGGCTCACGGTGGCGTCGATGACACCCCAGCAGCTGGCGGCGCGCCAGCAGGCCTACACCCAGGCCTGGACGCGCATCATCCAGCGCAGCGGCTTCGTGCCCCAGTGA
- a CDS encoding DoxX-like family protein, translating to MNAETTRWLRASLVLVWLGTALASAIESQGQGRDLLVRGGLQSEAWIQALVWDGIAADTAIGLALWLRPGRATDALALALMGVMTVVATVLLPALWLDPLGPLLKNLPIAAILVVLLKAPRT from the coding sequence ATGAACGCCGAAACCACCCGCTGGCTGCGCGCCAGCCTCGTCCTGGTGTGGCTGGGCACCGCACTGGCCAGTGCCATCGAATCGCAAGGCCAGGGCCGCGATCTGCTGGTGCGTGGCGGGCTGCAGAGCGAAGCCTGGATCCAGGCGCTGGTGTGGGACGGCATCGCTGCCGACACGGCCATCGGGCTCGCGCTGTGGCTGCGCCCCGGCCGGGCCACCGATGCCCTGGCACTGGCCTTGATGGGCGTGATGACGGTGGTCGCCACGGTGCTGCTGCCCGCGCTGTGGCTGGACCCGCTGGGGCCGCTGCTCAAAAACCTGCCCATTGCCGCCATCCTCGTCGTCCTGCTGAAAGCACCACGCACATGA
- a CDS encoding LytR/AlgR family response regulator transcription factor, with protein sequence MHILIVDDEALARSRLRTLLADCDARHTAAEAANAADALAQLQPSGGRAFDTVLLDIHMPGQDGLALAHAMRTLPYPPAIVFVTAHADHAVSAFELDAVDYLTKPVRRERLEKALGKALRARHPGAPPAPTAPIPDGETLLIQDRGRTERVPLAEVLYFKAEQKYLTVRTAVRSYILDGSLSELEARHGDRFLRIHRNALVARRAVRALEKHYDPEEGEGWAVRLHGLTELLAVSRRQVAAVREELAG encoded by the coding sequence ATGCACATCCTGATCGTTGACGACGAAGCCCTGGCCCGCAGCCGCCTGCGCACCCTGCTGGCCGACTGCGACGCGCGGCACACCGCCGCCGAGGCCGCCAACGCCGCCGACGCGCTGGCGCAGCTGCAGCCCTCGGGCGGCCGCGCCTTCGACACCGTGCTGCTGGACATCCACATGCCCGGGCAGGACGGCCTGGCCCTGGCCCATGCCATGCGCACCCTGCCCTACCCGCCGGCCATCGTGTTCGTGACGGCCCATGCGGACCACGCCGTGAGCGCGTTCGAGCTGGACGCGGTGGATTACCTCACCAAGCCCGTGCGGCGCGAGCGGCTGGAAAAAGCCCTGGGCAAGGCCCTGCGCGCCCGGCACCCGGGCGCCCCGCCCGCGCCCACGGCGCCCATTCCCGATGGCGAGACTCTGCTGATCCAGGACCGGGGCCGCACCGAGCGCGTGCCGCTGGCCGAGGTGCTGTACTTCAAGGCCGAGCAAAAATACCTGACGGTGCGCACCGCTGTGCGCAGCTACATCCTGGACGGCTCGCTGAGCGAGCTGGAGGCGCGCCATGGCGACCGATTCCTGCGCATCCACCGCAACGCGCTGGTGGCCCGCCGCGCGGTGCGGGCGCTGGAAAAGCACTACGACCCCGAGGAGGGCGAAGGCTGGGCCGTGCGGCTGCACGGGCTGACCGAATTGCTGGCCGTGTCGCGCCGGCAGGTGGCGGCCGTGCGCGAAGAACTGGCCGGCTGA
- the argH gene encoding argininosuccinate lyase yields the protein MSTSPASSPASAPSHNQLDTKAQAWSALFSEPMSDLVKRYTSSVFFDKRLWQADIAGSLAHADMLAAQGIISAADHASIQRGMAQIKEEIESGAFEWKLDLEDVHLNIEARLTQLVGDAGKRLHTGRSRNDQVATDVRLWLRGEIDLIADLLKELQVSLVDVAEQNVEVILPGFTHLQVAQPVSFGHHMLAYVEMFARDVDRMQDVRRRVNVLPLGAAALAGTTYPLDRERVAKTLGMDGVCQNSLDAVSDRDFAIEFTAAASLCMVHVSRLSEELIIWMSQNFGFIKIADRFTTGSSIMPQKKNPDVPELARGKTGRVVGHLMGLITLMKGQPLAYNKDNQEDKEPLFDTVDTLKDTLRIFAEMVGGQPNPATGKKEGGITVNAPAMEQAALKGYATATDLADYLVKKGLPFRDAHETVAHAVKAAVSHNVDLSELPLTVLQGFHPQIEKDVFDALSLRGSLNARNTLGGTAPAQVRAQLARHRARLA from the coding sequence ATGTCCACCAGCCCCGCCTCCAGCCCAGCGTCCGCCCCCTCCCACAACCAGCTCGACACCAAGGCACAGGCCTGGTCGGCGCTGTTTTCCGAGCCCATGAGCGACCTGGTCAAGCGCTACACGTCGAGCGTGTTCTTCGACAAGCGCCTGTGGCAGGCCGACATCGCCGGCAGCCTCGCGCACGCCGACATGCTTGCCGCGCAGGGCATCATCTCGGCTGCCGACCACGCCTCCATCCAGCGCGGCATGGCGCAGATCAAAGAGGAGATCGAATCCGGCGCCTTCGAGTGGAAGCTCGACCTGGAAGACGTGCACCTGAACATCGAGGCGCGTCTCACGCAACTGGTGGGCGACGCCGGCAAGCGCCTGCACACCGGCCGCAGCCGCAACGACCAGGTGGCCACCGACGTGCGCCTGTGGCTGCGCGGCGAGATCGACCTGATCGCCGACCTGCTCAAGGAACTGCAGGTGTCGCTGGTCGACGTGGCCGAGCAGAACGTGGAGGTGATCCTGCCCGGCTTCACCCACCTGCAGGTGGCGCAGCCGGTGAGCTTCGGCCACCACATGCTGGCCTACGTGGAGATGTTCGCGCGCGATGTCGACCGCATGCAGGACGTGCGCCGCCGCGTCAACGTGCTGCCCCTGGGCGCCGCCGCCCTGGCCGGTACGACCTACCCGCTGGACCGCGAGCGCGTGGCGAAAACCCTGGGCATGGACGGCGTGTGCCAGAACAGCCTGGACGCTGTGAGCGACCGCGACTTCGCCATCGAGTTCACCGCCGCCGCCAGCCTGTGCATGGTGCACGTGAGCCGCCTGTCGGAAGAGCTCATCATCTGGATGAGCCAGAACTTCGGCTTCATCAAGATCGCCGACCGATTCACCACGGGCTCGTCGATCATGCCGCAGAAGAAGAACCCCGACGTGCCCGAACTGGCACGCGGCAAGACCGGCCGCGTGGTCGGCCACCTGATGGGCCTCATCACGCTGATGAAGGGCCAGCCCCTGGCCTACAACAAGGACAACCAGGAAGACAAGGAACCGCTGTTCGATACCGTGGACACGCTGAAGGACACGCTGCGCATCTTCGCCGAGATGGTCGGCGGCCAGCCGAACCCGGCCACGGGCAAGAAGGAAGGCGGCATCACCGTCAACGCGCCGGCCATGGAGCAGGCCGCGCTCAAGGGCTACGCCACCGCCACCGACCTGGCCGACTACCTCGTCAAGAAGGGCCTGCCGTTCCGCGATGCGCACGAGACCGTGGCCCATGCCGTGAAGGCCGCCGTGTCGCACAACGTGGACCTGTCGGAGCTGCCCCTGACCGTGCTGCAGGGCTTTCACCCGCAGATCGAAAAGGACGTGTTCGACGCCCTCAGCCTGCGCGGCTCGCTCAACGCCCGCAACACGCTGGGCGGCACCGCGCCGGCCCAGGTGCGCGCCCAGCTGGCCCGCCATCGCGCCCGCCTGGCCTGA